A genomic stretch from Mycobacterium paraterrae includes:
- a CDS encoding amino acid-binding protein, which translates to MSSYLLRVQLADRPGSLGSLAVALGSVGADILSLDVVERGPDYAIDDLVVELPPGGMPDTLITAAEALQGVRVDSLRPHSGLLDAHRELALIDHVAAAGNTAAKLHVLVTEAPQVLRVSWCSVLHKADGGFERVAGSAGAPETSLSDVPWMPIDHATALDATEDWVPQVWRDLDTTLIAAPLGSDDTAVMLGRPGGPAFRPSEVARLGYLAGIVGTLLH; encoded by the coding sequence GTGTCGTCGTATCTGCTTCGGGTCCAGTTGGCCGACCGGCCAGGCAGCCTCGGCTCGTTGGCCGTGGCGCTGGGATCTGTGGGCGCAGACATCCTGTCGCTGGACGTCGTCGAGCGGGGACCGGACTACGCGATCGACGACCTGGTGGTCGAACTTCCGCCGGGCGGCATGCCGGATACGTTGATCACCGCAGCCGAAGCCCTGCAGGGCGTGCGGGTCGACAGCTTGCGACCACACAGCGGATTGCTGGATGCGCACCGGGAACTGGCGCTCATCGATCACGTCGCCGCCGCGGGCAACACCGCCGCCAAACTCCACGTGCTCGTCACTGAGGCACCGCAGGTGCTTCGGGTGAGTTGGTGTTCGGTGCTGCACAAAGCCGACGGCGGATTCGAGCGCGTCGCCGGCAGCGCCGGAGCGCCGGAAACCAGTCTCAGTGACGTGCCGTGGATGCCGATCGACCATGCCACTGCGCTCGACGCCACCGAGGACTGGGTACCGCAGGTCTGGCGCGACTTGGACACCACGTTGATCGCAGCCCCTCTGGGCTCCGACGACACGGCAGTGATGCTCGGCCGGCCGGGCGGCCCCGCCTTCCGTCCCTCCGAGGTCGCCAGGCTCGGTTACCTGGCCGGGATCGTCGGGACCCTGCTGCACTGA
- the gatC gene encoding Asp-tRNA(Asn)/Glu-tRNA(Gln) amidotransferase subunit GatC translates to MSQISRDEVAHLARLARLALTDDELDSYAGQLDAILTHVGQIQAVDVTGVEATDNPLKSVNVTRPDQTTPCLTQQEALAQAPEALDGRFVVPQILGEPQ, encoded by the coding sequence GTGTCCCAGATCTCCCGCGACGAGGTAGCCCACCTGGCCCGACTGGCCCGGCTGGCATTGACCGACGACGAGTTGGATAGCTACGCCGGCCAGCTCGACGCGATCTTGACCCATGTGGGCCAGATCCAGGCCGTCGACGTCACCGGCGTCGAGGCGACCGACAACCCGCTCAAGTCCGTCAACGTCACCCGCCCCGACCAGACCACGCCGTGCCTGACCCAACAAGAGGCGCTGGCCCAGGCGCCCGAAGCGCTCGACGGCCGCTTCGTTGTCCCGCAGATTCTCGGGGAACCGCAGTGA
- the gatA gene encoding Asp-tRNA(Asn)/Glu-tRNA(Gln) amidotransferase subunit GatA — translation MSDDIIRLDAATLAEKIAATELSSTEVTQAFLAQITATDQQYRAFLHVAAETALEAAAAADKSLAAGEQPASALAGVPLALKDVFTSVDMPTTCGSKILEGWRSPYDATVTARLRAAGIPILGKTNMDEFAMGSSTENSAYGPTRNPWNTDRVPGGSGGGSAAALAAFQAPLAIGTDTGGSIRQPAALTATVGVKPTYGTVSRYGLVACASSLDQGGPCARTVLDTALLHQVIAGHDPRDSTSIDAPVPDIVGAARAGAAGDLSGVRVGVVKQLRGEGYQPGVLASFNKAVEQLTALGADVSEVDCPNFDHALPAYYLILPSEVSSNLARFDAMRYGLRVGDDGTHSAEEVMALTRAAGFGPEVKRRIMIGTYALSAGYYDAYYNQAQKVRTLIARDLDTAYQSVDVLVSPTTPTTAFPLGEKVDDPLAMYLFDLCTLPLNLAGHCGMSVPSGLSDDDNLPVGLQIMAPALADDRLYRVGAAYEAARGALPTAI, via the coding sequence GTGAGCGACGACATCATCCGCCTGGATGCGGCGACGCTGGCGGAGAAAATCGCCGCCACGGAACTGTCGTCTACCGAGGTCACGCAGGCCTTTCTCGCCCAGATCACGGCAACCGACCAGCAATACCGGGCCTTCCTGCACGTGGCTGCCGAGACCGCGTTGGAAGCCGCGGCGGCCGCGGACAAGTCGCTGGCCGCCGGTGAGCAACCGGCGTCGGCCTTGGCCGGTGTCCCGCTGGCGCTCAAGGACGTGTTCACCAGCGTTGACATGCCCACCACATGCGGCTCGAAGATCCTCGAGGGCTGGCGCTCGCCGTACGACGCGACCGTGACCGCGCGGCTGCGCGCCGCGGGCATTCCGATCCTCGGCAAGACCAACATGGACGAGTTCGCGATGGGCTCGTCGACGGAGAACTCGGCCTACGGCCCGACCCGCAATCCGTGGAACACCGATCGAGTCCCCGGAGGGTCGGGCGGCGGTAGCGCCGCGGCGCTCGCAGCGTTCCAGGCGCCGCTGGCGATCGGCACCGACACCGGCGGTTCGATCCGCCAGCCGGCGGCGCTGACCGCCACCGTGGGGGTCAAGCCGACCTACGGCACCGTGTCGCGCTACGGCCTGGTGGCCTGCGCGTCGTCGCTTGATCAGGGCGGCCCGTGCGCGCGCACCGTCTTGGACACCGCGCTGCTCCATCAGGTGATCGCCGGACACGATCCACGCGACTCCACGTCGATCGACGCCCCAGTGCCCGACATCGTCGGCGCCGCAAGGGCGGGTGCCGCAGGCGATCTCAGCGGCGTGCGCGTCGGAGTGGTCAAGCAGCTGCGCGGTGAGGGATATCAACCGGGCGTGCTGGCGTCGTTCAACAAAGCCGTCGAGCAGCTGACCGCGCTCGGCGCCGACGTCTCCGAGGTCGACTGTCCCAATTTCGACCACGCGCTGCCGGCTTATTACCTGATCTTGCCCTCGGAGGTGTCGAGCAACCTGGCCCGGTTCGACGCGATGCGTTACGGGCTGCGGGTCGGCGATGACGGCACGCACAGCGCCGAGGAAGTGATGGCGCTGACCCGCGCTGCCGGTTTCGGCCCAGAAGTCAAGCGGCGCATCATGATTGGCACCTACGCATTGTCGGCGGGCTACTACGACGCGTATTACAACCAGGCGCAGAAAGTGCGCACCCTGATCGCCCGCGATCTCGACACCGCGTATCAGTCGGTCGACGTATTGGTGTCTCCGACGACCCCGACGACCGCGTTCCCGTTGGGGGAGAAGGTCGACGATCCGCTGGCGATGTATTTGTTCGACCTGTGCACGTTGCCGCTGAACCTGGCCGGACACTGCGGAATGTCGGTGCCGTCCGGCTTGTCCGACGACGACAACCTGCCGGTCGGGCTGCAGATCATGGCGCCCGCATTGGCCGACGATCGGCTCTACCGAGTGGGGGCTGCCTACGAGGCCGCTCGGGGTGCGCTGCCAACCGCGATTTAG
- a CDS encoding ATP-dependent 6-phosphofructokinase → MRIGILTGGGDCPGLNAVIRAVVRTCDSRYGSSVVGFQDGWRGLLENRRIQLANDDRNDRLLAKGGTVLGTARVNPDKLRAGLDQVKQTLDDNGIDVLIPIGGEGTLTAAHWLSEENVPVVGVPKTIDNDIDCTDVTFGHDTALTVATDAIDRLHSTAESHQRVMLVEVMGRHAGWIALNSGLASGAHMTLIPEQPFDIDEVCRLVKRRFQRGDAHFICVVAEGAKPAEGSMKLAQGGTDEFGHERFTGVAAQLAVEVEKRINKEVRVTVLGHVQRGGIPTAYDRVLATRFGVNAADAAHAGEYGQMVSLRGQEIGRVALADAVRQLKLVPQTRYDDAAAFFG, encoded by the coding sequence ATGCGGATCGGAATTCTCACCGGGGGCGGTGACTGTCCTGGACTCAACGCGGTCATTCGGGCGGTGGTACGTACGTGCGATTCCCGGTACGGCTCGTCGGTGGTCGGATTTCAGGACGGCTGGCGCGGACTGTTGGAGAACCGACGCATCCAGTTGGCCAACGACGACCGCAACGACCGTCTGCTGGCCAAGGGCGGAACGGTGCTCGGCACCGCGCGGGTCAACCCGGACAAGTTGCGGGCCGGGCTCGATCAGGTCAAGCAGACGCTCGACGACAATGGCATCGACGTGCTCATCCCGATCGGTGGTGAAGGCACGCTGACCGCCGCGCACTGGCTCTCCGAAGAGAACGTGCCGGTCGTCGGGGTCCCTAAGACTATCGACAACGACATCGATTGCACCGACGTGACTTTCGGCCACGACACCGCACTCACGGTGGCCACCGACGCCATCGACCGGCTGCACAGCACAGCCGAGTCGCACCAGCGGGTGATGCTGGTCGAAGTGATGGGCCGCCACGCCGGCTGGATCGCGCTCAACTCCGGACTGGCCTCGGGAGCGCACATGACGCTGATCCCCGAGCAGCCGTTCGACATCGACGAAGTGTGTCGTCTGGTCAAGCGCCGCTTCCAGCGTGGCGACGCGCACTTCATCTGCGTGGTCGCCGAGGGAGCCAAACCTGCCGAGGGGTCGATGAAGCTCGCCCAGGGCGGCACCGACGAGTTCGGGCACGAGCGGTTCACCGGTGTCGCCGCGCAGCTGGCCGTCGAGGTGGAGAAGCGAATCAACAAAGAGGTCCGGGTAACCGTGCTCGGCCATGTCCAGCGCGGCGGCATCCCGACCGCCTACGACCGCGTGCTTGCCACCAGGTTCGGTGTCAACGCCGCCGATGCCGCACACGCCGGTGAATACGGTCAGATGGTGTCGTTGCGCGGACAGGAGATCGGCCGGGTGGCATTGGCCGACGCGGTACGACAGCTCAAGCTGGTGCCGCAGACCCGCTACGACGACGCGGCCGCCTTCTTCGGCTAG
- a CDS encoding PAS and ANTAR domain-containing protein, with amino-acid sequence MAPELDGREVEVGQAFAGAPQRVGWFRFYFDDERWEWSEQVQRMHGYEPGEVTPTTELVLRHKHPDDRRAVAKTIDSMRHSRCAFSTRHRIVDTKGVTHQMVVVGDQLTDDQDTVVGTHGYYVDITPSADKAREDLITERVAEITEHRAVIEQAKGMLMLVYGLDEDAAFDLLRWRSQSSNVKLRRLAEQIVVNFRDVRDDAIASRTVFDHALLTGGDGVSGDRATNPAAN; translated from the coding sequence ATGGCCCCGGAACTCGACGGCCGCGAGGTCGAGGTCGGCCAGGCATTCGCGGGTGCGCCACAGCGGGTCGGGTGGTTCCGCTTCTACTTCGACGACGAGCGCTGGGAGTGGTCGGAGCAGGTGCAGAGGATGCATGGCTACGAGCCCGGCGAGGTGACTCCGACGACGGAGTTGGTGTTGCGGCACAAACATCCCGACGACCGCCGCGCGGTCGCCAAGACCATCGATTCCATGCGGCACAGCCGCTGCGCGTTCAGCACCCGCCACCGCATCGTAGACACCAAGGGTGTCACCCATCAGATGGTAGTGGTCGGTGATCAGCTGACCGACGATCAGGACACGGTGGTCGGCACCCACGGCTATTACGTGGACATCACGCCGAGCGCCGACAAGGCGCGCGAAGATCTGATCACCGAACGGGTAGCCGAGATCACCGAACATCGTGCGGTGATCGAGCAGGCCAAAGGCATGCTGATGCTCGTCTACGGCCTCGACGAGGATGCGGCCTTCGACCTGCTGAGATGGCGCTCGCAGTCGAGCAACGTCAAGCTGCGGCGACTCGCCGAGCAGATCGTCGTCAACTTCCGCGACGTCCGCGACGACGCGATCGCGTCTCGGACCGTCTTCGACCATGCGCTGCTGACCGGCGGCGACGGTGTCAGCGGCGATCGCGCGACCAATCCGGCGGCCAATTAG
- the gatB gene encoding Asp-tRNA(Asn)/Glu-tRNA(Gln) amidotransferase subunit GatB produces the protein MTSAAMASAELLDYEDVIARYDPVMGMEVHVELSTATKMFCGCANEFGAEPNTHVCPVCLGLPGSLPVLNEAAVESAIRIGLALNCDIAPWGRFARKNYFYPDQPKNYQISQYDEPIAVNGYLDVPLDDGSIWRIDIERAHMEEDTGKLTHLGSDTGRIAGATTSLADYNRAGVPLIEIVTKPIEGTGERAPEIARAYVTALRDLLRALDVSDVRMDQGSMRCDSNVSLRPIGTTEFGTRSETKNVNSLKSVEVAVRYEMRRQAAVLESGGRVVQETRHFHEDGFTSAGRTKETAEDYRYFPEPDLEPVAPSSQLVDRLRQTIPELPWLRRKRIQQDWGISDEVMRDLVNAGAVELVIATVEQGASSESARAWWGNFLVQKANEAGVELDELPISPAQVAAVVALVDEGKLSNKLARQVIEGVLAGEGEPEQVMTARGLAVVRDDSLIQAAVDEALAANPDVAEKIRGGKVQAAGAIVGAVMKATKGQADAARVRELVLAACS, from the coding sequence ATGACTTCAGCGGCCATGGCGAGTGCGGAGCTGCTCGACTACGAGGACGTGATCGCGCGCTACGACCCGGTCATGGGCATGGAAGTGCACGTCGAACTGTCCACCGCGACCAAGATGTTCTGCGGCTGCGCCAACGAGTTCGGCGCCGAGCCGAACACGCACGTGTGCCCGGTGTGTCTCGGGCTCCCCGGATCACTGCCGGTGCTCAACGAGGCCGCCGTCGAGTCGGCCATCAGGATCGGGTTGGCGCTCAACTGCGACATCGCCCCCTGGGGCCGGTTCGCCCGGAAGAACTATTTCTACCCGGACCAGCCGAAGAACTACCAGATCTCGCAATACGACGAGCCGATCGCGGTCAACGGTTATCTCGACGTTCCGCTCGATGACGGCAGCATCTGGCGGATCGACATCGAACGTGCGCACATGGAAGAGGACACCGGCAAGCTCACGCACCTGGGCAGCGACACCGGACGTATCGCCGGTGCGACGACGTCACTGGCCGACTACAACCGGGCCGGAGTCCCGCTGATCGAAATCGTCACCAAGCCGATCGAGGGGACCGGTGAACGGGCCCCTGAGATCGCCCGTGCCTACGTCACCGCACTGCGAGACCTGTTGCGCGCGTTGGACGTTTCCGATGTCCGAATGGACCAGGGCTCGATGCGATGCGATTCCAATGTGTCGCTGAGACCGATCGGGACCACCGAGTTCGGCACCCGCAGCGAGACCAAGAACGTCAACTCGCTCAAAAGCGTCGAGGTCGCGGTCCGCTACGAGATGCGGCGCCAAGCCGCCGTCCTGGAGTCGGGCGGCCGAGTCGTCCAAGAGACCAGGCACTTTCACGAGGACGGCTTCACCAGTGCGGGCCGCACCAAGGAGACCGCGGAGGACTACCGATATTTTCCCGAGCCTGATTTAGAGCCGGTCGCGCCCAGTAGCCAGCTCGTCGACCGGCTGCGCCAGACCATTCCCGAACTGCCGTGGTTACGCCGCAAGCGGATCCAGCAGGATTGGGGCATCTCCGACGAGGTCATGCGCGACCTGGTGAACGCCGGCGCTGTCGAGCTCGTCATCGCGACGGTCGAGCAGGGTGCGTCGAGCGAGTCCGCGCGTGCGTGGTGGGGCAACTTCCTGGTGCAGAAGGCCAACGAGGCCGGCGTGGAGCTCGACGAATTGCCGATCAGCCCAGCCCAAGTCGCGGCGGTGGTGGCGCTCGTGGACGAGGGCAAGCTCAGCAACAAGCTGGCTCGTCAGGTCATCGAGGGGGTGCTCGCCGGCGAGGGCGAGCCCGAGCAGGTGATGACGGCGCGGGGGTTGGCCGTGGTGCGCGACGACTCGCTGATCCAGGCGGCGGTCGACGAAGCGCTGGCCGCCAATCCCGATGTGGCCGAGAAGATTCGCGGTGGCAAGGTGCAGGCGGCCGGTGCGATCGTCGGCGCCGTGATGAAAGCCACCAAGGGTCAGGCCGACGCCGCGCGGGTGCGCGAATTGGTGCTTGCCGCCTGCAGCTAG
- a CDS encoding cobalamin B12-binding domain-containing protein yields MGARVLVAKPGLDGHDRGAKIVARTLRDAGFEVIYTGIRQRIEDIVSIALQEDVKLVGLSILSGAHVALTTRTINALRAADAGDIAVVVGGTIPQADVQKLLDAGAAAVFPTGTSLETLVRDVKALTEDGDEA; encoded by the coding sequence ATGGGGGCACGCGTCCTGGTGGCGAAACCCGGTCTGGACGGACACGACCGTGGTGCGAAGATCGTTGCGCGCACGCTGCGTGACGCCGGGTTCGAGGTCATCTACACCGGAATCCGTCAGCGAATCGAGGACATCGTTTCGATCGCACTGCAAGAGGACGTCAAGCTGGTCGGGCTTTCCATCCTGTCGGGGGCGCACGTGGCCCTGACCACCCGCACGATCAACGCGTTGCGGGCCGCGGACGCCGGCGACATCGCTGTGGTCGTCGGTGGCACCATCCCGCAGGCCGACGTGCAGAAATTGCTGGATGCCGGTGCGGCAGCGGTGTTTCCGACCGGGACGTCGCTGGAGACGCTCGTCCGCGACGTCAAGGCATTGACCGAAGACGGGGACGAGGCCTGA
- a CDS encoding CaiB/BaiF CoA transferase family protein, with amino-acid sequence MLAGPYATMMLADLGAEVVKIEPPSGDISRQVGDSYFASLNRGKRSICVDLTSEAGQRELGELVSESHAVLANLKPSAIHRYGLNYEALRVWNDRIVCVALTGFGLDAGDDPAFDYVIQATTGIAALTGDPLGPPTLPGYSAADNSAGLTAALGLLAQILSGRGGQVEVSLRDVMLSQLNYRASAYLNDGSEPRRLPMGAHSYYVPAQLFSTAEGYLALFITHDKFWRLFAAEANIVGPKTMRERSARRDEVLALVSAALATDTAANWEARLRPLGVPVAAVRTLPEALAANPEVVINAGAFRLIRSPIRVEGYEPDYGAPPLLGEHGKASL; translated from the coding sequence ATGCTGGCCGGGCCGTACGCCACGATGATGCTGGCGGATCTGGGGGCCGAGGTCGTCAAGATCGAACCTCCGAGTGGCGATATCTCCCGACAGGTCGGGGATTCCTATTTCGCCAGCCTCAACCGGGGCAAGCGCAGCATCTGTGTGGATCTGACGTCCGAGGCAGGCCAGCGCGAGCTCGGCGAACTCGTCTCCGAATCCCATGCCGTGCTGGCGAATTTGAAACCATCCGCGATTCACCGATACGGCCTGAACTACGAAGCGCTGCGGGTGTGGAACGACCGGATCGTATGCGTAGCACTGACCGGTTTCGGGCTGGATGCGGGAGACGATCCGGCATTCGACTACGTCATCCAGGCGACGACCGGCATCGCAGCGCTGACCGGTGATCCTCTCGGGCCACCGACCTTGCCGGGGTATTCCGCTGCGGACAATTCCGCCGGACTCACTGCCGCGCTTGGGCTGCTGGCCCAGATCCTGTCCGGTCGCGGAGGGCAGGTGGAGGTGTCGCTGCGCGACGTGATGCTCTCTCAGCTGAATTATCGCGCGTCCGCCTACCTCAACGACGGCAGCGAGCCGCGACGGCTACCGATGGGTGCTCATTCGTATTACGTTCCGGCTCAGCTATTTTCGACCGCAGAGGGTTACCTGGCGCTATTCATCACGCACGACAAATTCTGGCGGCTATTCGCCGCGGAGGCCAATATTGTTGGCCCCAAGACGATGCGGGAGCGGTCGGCGCGGCGCGACGAGGTTCTCGCGTTGGTGAGCGCCGCGCTGGCCACCGATACCGCGGCGAACTGGGAAGCGCGGTTGCGTCCACTCGGTGTGCCGGTCGCCGCCGTCCGAACGCTGCCTGAGGCGCTGGCCGCCAACCCCGAAGTCGTTATCAACGCGGGAGCATTTCGATTGATCCGCAGCCCAATTCGGGTCGAGGGTTACGAGCCCGACTACGGCGCACCACCGCTTCTCGGTGAGCACGGCAAAGCGAGTCTTTAG
- the meaB gene encoding methylmalonyl Co-A mutase-associated GTPase MeaB, whose amino-acid sequence MNISELIQASLNGSARATGRLLSLVEGPRRDEVLDALGAAPIRVVGITGPPGAGKSTTIAVLVGAYRARDQRVAVLAVDPSSPYSGGAILGDRIRMAAHIDDPDVFIRSIATRGHLGGLAAAVPAAIRLLAALSYDLIVLETVGVGQSEIEIAAVADPTIVILNPGAGDAVQAAKAGLLEVADIVVVNKADRDGAKETARDLRAETSAPVLTLVAARSEGVTELMDAIDAHHRADTPARRASRARAQILSLAQTRLHRHPELAELAAAVAEGRCDPYTAAGRLLVESATTNDTR is encoded by the coding sequence GTGAACATCTCTGAGCTCATTCAGGCGTCCTTGAACGGCTCTGCCCGGGCGACGGGGCGCCTGCTGAGCCTGGTCGAAGGCCCCCGCCGCGACGAGGTGCTGGACGCCCTGGGCGCCGCGCCGATTCGCGTGGTCGGCATCACTGGTCCGCCGGGCGCGGGGAAGTCGACGACGATCGCGGTATTGGTGGGCGCCTACCGCGCTCGAGATCAACGCGTCGCGGTGCTTGCGGTGGATCCGTCATCGCCCTACAGCGGCGGCGCCATCCTCGGCGATCGCATCCGGATGGCCGCCCATATCGACGATCCCGACGTGTTCATCCGCTCGATTGCCACTCGCGGTCACCTGGGCGGTCTGGCGGCAGCGGTGCCCGCGGCGATCCGGCTGCTTGCGGCGCTGTCCTACGACCTGATCGTGCTCGAAACCGTCGGCGTCGGCCAGTCGGAGATCGAGATCGCCGCCGTCGCCGACCCCACCATCGTGATCCTCAACCCTGGGGCGGGTGACGCGGTGCAAGCCGCGAAAGCGGGGCTGCTCGAAGTCGCCGACATCGTGGTCGTCAACAAGGCCGATCGCGACGGCGCGAAGGAGACCGCCCGCGATCTACGCGCCGAGACATCGGCGCCCGTTCTCACGCTCGTGGCCGCCCGTTCCGAGGGCGTCACCGAACTCATGGACGCGATCGACGCCCACCACCGCGCGGACACGCCCGCCCGGCGGGCGTCGCGTGCCAGGGCGCAGATCCTGTCGCTTGCACAGACTCGCCTGCACCGCCATCCCGAACTCGCGGAATTGGCCGCCGCGGTCGCCGAGGGTCGATGTGATCCATACACCGCCGCCGGGCGGCTGCTGGTCGAGTCGGCCACCACCAACGACACCCGCTAG
- a CDS encoding enoyl-CoA hydratase/isomerase family protein — protein sequence MVDLEFDDTVAVITINRPGARNAIAPQTMDQLEEAIAGAAGAQCLVIRGEGEKAFVSGGDLKELSALRTEEQAAAMASRMRSICDELARFPAPVVAALNGHALGGGAEVAVAADIRVAADDIKIGFNQVSLDIMPAWGGAERLATLVGRGRALMLAGSGTILTAPEAEKFGLVDLVLPRASFDTEWRSLARSLANKPAGEIKRVIAGVSADDAIAAFAALWVSDEHWAAADRVMNRSRSKS from the coding sequence ATGGTTGATCTCGAGTTCGACGACACGGTGGCCGTGATCACCATCAATCGTCCCGGCGCTCGCAACGCTATTGCGCCGCAAACCATGGACCAGCTCGAGGAGGCGATAGCGGGCGCAGCCGGCGCACAGTGCCTGGTCATCAGGGGTGAGGGCGAGAAGGCGTTCGTCTCAGGCGGAGATCTCAAAGAGCTGAGCGCGTTACGCACCGAGGAGCAGGCGGCGGCCATGGCATCGCGGATGCGGTCCATCTGCGACGAGCTTGCGCGCTTTCCCGCCCCGGTCGTCGCCGCATTGAACGGCCACGCGCTGGGAGGCGGGGCGGAGGTCGCCGTCGCCGCCGACATCCGGGTCGCCGCCGACGACATCAAGATCGGGTTCAACCAGGTATCCCTCGACATCATGCCCGCCTGGGGTGGGGCGGAGCGGCTCGCGACGCTCGTAGGCCGTGGCCGCGCGCTGATGCTGGCCGGTAGCGGAACGATCCTCACCGCGCCTGAAGCCGAGAAGTTCGGGCTGGTTGATCTGGTACTGCCCCGGGCGAGCTTCGACACCGAGTGGCGATCCTTGGCGCGGTCCCTGGCGAACAAGCCCGCCGGCGAGATCAAGCGCGTCATCGCCGGCGTGTCGGCAGACGATGCCATCGCCGCGTTCGCCGCCCTATGGGTTTCCGACGAACATTGGGCCGCGGCAGACCGGGTGATGAATCGCAGCCGATCGAAGTCATGA
- a CDS encoding aromatic ring-hydroxylating oxygenase subunit alpha, translating into MARFPKPAEGSWTEHYPELGTGPVSYEDSISPEIYELEREAIFKRAWLNVGRVEQLPRKGSYITRELRVANTSIILVRNGSDEIKAFHNVCRHRGNKLVWNDMPLEETRGVCRQFTCKYHAWRYDLDGNLTFVQQESEFFDLDKSRYGLVPVHCEVWEGFIFVNFAEKPEQSLREFLGPMITALEGYPFDRMTSRWAYRSEVKANWKLYMDAFQEFYHAPVLHANQSPTAYSKAAAEAGFEAPHYRLDGPHRLVSTSGVRAWEMAADMRKPIEDICQSGLFGPWDKPDLGPMPEGLNPAKCEPWGLDSFQLFPNFVILFWGQGWYLTYHYWPTSFNSHVFEGTLYFPAPRTPRERVAQELAAVSFKEYGLQDANTLEATQTMIQSRVVDTFVLNDQEILLRHLHKETAAWIDEYRRAAAGVSS; encoded by the coding sequence GTGGCTCGATTCCCCAAACCTGCCGAAGGTAGTTGGACGGAGCACTACCCGGAGTTGGGTACCGGGCCCGTCTCGTACGAGGATTCCATCAGTCCCGAGATCTACGAACTCGAGCGCGAGGCCATCTTCAAGCGCGCGTGGCTCAATGTAGGCCGGGTGGAACAACTTCCGCGCAAAGGCAGCTACATCACCAGGGAACTCCGGGTTGCCAACACGTCGATCATCCTGGTGCGCAACGGTTCCGACGAGATCAAGGCTTTCCACAACGTGTGCCGCCACCGCGGCAACAAGCTGGTGTGGAACGACATGCCGCTGGAGGAGACGCGCGGGGTCTGTCGTCAGTTCACGTGCAAATACCACGCCTGGCGTTATGACCTCGACGGCAACCTCACCTTCGTGCAGCAAGAAAGCGAGTTCTTCGACCTCGACAAAAGCCGCTACGGTCTGGTGCCGGTGCACTGCGAGGTGTGGGAAGGCTTCATTTTCGTCAACTTCGCCGAAAAGCCGGAACAATCGCTGCGAGAGTTCTTGGGCCCCATGATCACCGCGTTGGAGGGCTATCCCTTCGACCGGATGACCTCACGCTGGGCCTACCGCTCGGAGGTCAAAGCGAACTGGAAGCTGTACATGGATGCGTTCCAGGAGTTTTATCACGCGCCGGTGCTGCACGCGAACCAGTCGCCTACCGCGTACTCGAAAGCCGCTGCGGAGGCAGGATTCGAGGCTCCGCACTATCGCCTGGACGGACCGCATCGATTGGTCAGCACGTCCGGTGTGCGCGCCTGGGAAATGGCGGCCGACATGCGCAAGCCGATCGAGGACATCTGCCAGAGTGGCCTGTTCGGGCCCTGGGACAAGCCGGACCTCGGCCCGATGCCAGAGGGTCTGAACCCCGCGAAATGCGAACCGTGGGGCCTGGATTCGTTCCAGCTGTTCCCCAATTTCGTGATCTTGTTCTGGGGACAGGGCTGGTACCTGACCTACCACTACTGGCCGACGTCGTTCAACAGCCACGTCTTTGAAGGCACTTTGTATTTTCCGGCGCCACGCACACCGCGTGAGCGCGTCGCCCAGGAACTGGCAGCGGTGTCGTTCAAGGAATACGGGTTGCAAGACGCCAACACCCTGGAGGCGACGCAGACGATGATCCAATCGCGCGTGGTTGACACATTCGTCCTCAACGACCAAGAAATCCTGCTGCGCCACCTGCACAAGGAAACCGCGGCGTGGATCGACGAATACCGCCGCGCGGCCGCGGGGGTGTCGTCGTGA